The Hyphococcus flavus genome contains a region encoding:
- the groL gene encoding chaperonin GroEL (60 kDa chaperone family; promotes refolding of misfolded polypeptides especially under stressful conditions; forms two stacked rings of heptamers to form a barrel-shaped 14mer; ends can be capped by GroES; misfolded proteins enter the barrel where they are refolded when GroES binds): protein MAAKEVKFDVEARDKMLRGVDILANAVKVTLGPKGRNVVIEKSFGAPRTTKDGVTVAKEIELEDKFENMGAQMVREVASKTNDEAGDGTTTATVLAQAIVKEGAKAVAAGMNPMDLKRGVDLAVAKVVEDIKARATKIASSDEIAQVGTISSNGEKEIGDMIAKAMDKVGNEGVITVEEAKSLETELEVVEGMQFDRGYLSPYFITNADKMIAELEDPYILLHEKKLSNLQSMLPLLESVVQSSRPLLIIAEDVEGEALATLVVNKLRGGLKIAAVKAPGFGDRRKAMLEDIAVLTGGQVISEDLGIKLENVTLDMLGTAKKVSINKDDTTIVDGAGEKADIEARTGQIRRQIEETTSDYDREKLQERLAKLAGGVAVLKVGGATEVEVKERKDRVDDALNATRAAVEEGIVPGGGTALLYASKALADVKGVNADQDAGVNIVRKALEAPIRQIVKNAGGEGSIVVGKLLEQDNFKFGFNAQTDEYGDLIATGIVDPAKVVRTALQDAASVAGLLITTEAMVAEAPKKEGAAGGGMPDMGGMGGMGGMM from the coding sequence ATGGCTGCTAAGGAAGTCAAGTTTGACGTAGAAGCGCGCGATAAAATGCTGCGCGGCGTCGACATCCTCGCCAATGCGGTGAAGGTCACGCTCGGACCAAAAGGCCGCAACGTGGTTATCGAAAAGTCGTTCGGCGCGCCGCGCACGACGAAAGACGGCGTCACCGTCGCGAAGGAAATCGAGCTTGAAGACAAGTTCGAAAACATGGGCGCACAGATGGTGCGGGAAGTTGCGTCGAAGACCAATGACGAAGCCGGCGACGGCACGACGACCGCCACCGTTCTCGCTCAGGCAATCGTCAAAGAAGGCGCGAAGGCTGTTGCAGCCGGCATGAACCCGATGGACCTGAAGCGCGGCGTTGATCTCGCTGTTGCTAAAGTCGTTGAAGACATCAAGGCGCGCGCGACGAAGATCGCATCGTCCGATGAAATTGCCCAGGTCGGTACGATTTCTTCGAACGGCGAAAAAGAAATTGGCGACATGATTGCGAAAGCAATGGACAAAGTCGGCAATGAAGGCGTCATCACGGTTGAAGAAGCCAAGTCGCTCGAAACCGAACTGGAAGTCGTTGAAGGCATGCAGTTCGACCGCGGCTACCTTTCGCCTTACTTCATCACCAATGCTGACAAGATGATTGCGGAACTCGAAGATCCGTACATTCTTTTGCACGAGAAAAAACTCTCGAACCTGCAGTCCATGCTGCCGCTTCTTGAGTCTGTTGTTCAGTCTTCCCGTCCGCTGTTGATCATCGCGGAAGATGTTGAAGGCGAAGCGCTGGCGACCCTCGTTGTCAACAAACTGCGCGGCGGCCTCAAAATCGCAGCCGTCAAAGCGCCAGGCTTTGGCGATCGCCGTAAAGCAATGCTCGAAGACATCGCCGTACTTACGGGCGGTCAGGTTATTTCCGAAGACCTTGGCATCAAGCTTGAGAACGTCACACTCGACATGCTTGGCACGGCGAAAAAAGTGTCGATCAACAAAGACGACACGACAATCGTCGACGGTGCCGGCGAAAAAGCCGACATCGAAGCGCGCACCGGCCAGATCCGCCGTCAGATCGAGGAAACGACGTCTGACTACGACCGCGAAAAACTGCAGGAACGCCTGGCGAAACTCGCCGGCGGCGTAGCAGTTCTGAAAGTCGGCGGCGCAACGGAAGTCGAAGTGAAAGAGCGTAAAGACCGCGTCGATGACGCGCTAAACGCAACACGCGCAGCTGTCGAAGAAGGCATCGTTCCAGGCGGCGGCACAGCGTTGCTTTACGCATCGAAAGCCCTTGCTGATGTTAAAGGCGTCAACGCTGATCAGGATGCTGGCGTCAATATCGTGCGCAAAGCACTCGAAGCGCCGATCCGGCAGATCGTCAAAAATGCTGGCGGCGAAGGTTCTATCGTTGTCGGCAAACTGTTGGAGCAGGACAACTTCAAGTTCGGCTTCAATGCGCAGACGGATGAATATGGCGATCTGATCGCCACCGGCATTGTCGACCCTGCGAAAGTTGTTCGTACGGCCCTTCAGGATGCGGCCTCCGTCGCCGGCCTCCTCATTACGACGGAGGCGATGGTCGCAGAAGCACCAAAAAAAGAAGGCGCCGCGGGCGGCGGCATGCCTGACATGGGCGGAATGGGCGGCATGGGCGGCATGATGTAG
- a CDS encoding alpha/beta fold hydrolase: MTVFFRAATAAFFAVSAITNFASAQEVTDASATVTSATAPDTTEPINYFARDTLRIRTVACPFKGEVQYKDGEISCYQLEVPENREKPDSRMIELQFIKLAARKPEKWDNEEDGDWFKRADPIIYFTGGPGAKALGYVKRFQNHGARDVRDLYILEQRGIGWSSDFCLDYPLFDPSHANTPEWNEYQLAGVKSMEACFAKASAAGVDLSGYNTIENARDARALRMALGYDEWNVWGISYGSILGQAYLKEDPEGIRAAVIDAIVPLRQDATFHNIARYYDRDLTMLQEICEADDECARNFPNFKERLKGAIEKVADSPIIIDDAIDAELFPTGKGYFFHDIIGALPFILFYEQDNYPSLPAMIDALARMVEEEDYGRLRILTAGGPGGGVGFDISQGMYDAISCNDGWHPQMKAAFQEDIADYPALGKIFGSLDVVDKMASVCEKYGANARPATDYLPVETDIRTLIVEGAMDPITPPPLAQDILSGFSNGTYVEFAYAGHGPTRSVECAGDFLTKFYDNPDSELDTSCPEGMEAPEFNGPLFTTDGLIKLATVMSEEPKKIVVPALWAGLPAFVLIFGAIVYTLAPVARLINGAGAMTTGGARVIAWVTALAGAAAIGGIAAGGAVTADANGLLLLFGLPGWTKGFAMAGLAAGPLGLLLLLLTMKARMRMPLPIGVFLGLLLTGLSGIALASWLSVWGFMPF; encoded by the coding sequence ATGACGGTATTCTTTCGCGCGGCGACAGCCGCATTCTTTGCTGTTTCAGCAATAACAAATTTCGCATCGGCGCAAGAAGTCACCGACGCTTCTGCGACAGTGACAAGCGCAACTGCTCCAGACACAACAGAGCCAATAAATTACTTTGCGCGCGATACGCTCCGCATTCGGACAGTCGCCTGCCCCTTTAAAGGCGAAGTCCAGTACAAGGACGGCGAGATTTCTTGCTACCAGCTTGAAGTGCCGGAAAACCGCGAGAAACCAGACTCGCGCATGATCGAGTTGCAATTCATCAAGCTGGCGGCGCGAAAACCGGAAAAATGGGATAATGAAGAGGACGGAGACTGGTTCAAACGCGCCGATCCGATCATTTATTTCACCGGCGGCCCAGGCGCAAAAGCCTTAGGTTATGTAAAGCGTTTTCAAAATCATGGCGCGCGTGACGTTCGCGACCTATACATCCTTGAGCAACGCGGCATCGGATGGTCTTCAGATTTTTGCCTCGATTATCCACTCTTTGATCCATCACATGCCAATACGCCAGAATGGAATGAATACCAGCTCGCAGGCGTGAAAAGCATGGAAGCATGCTTTGCCAAGGCAAGCGCGGCCGGCGTCGACTTATCAGGCTACAACACGATCGAAAACGCGCGTGACGCCCGCGCGCTTCGCATGGCGCTCGGCTATGACGAGTGGAATGTCTGGGGCATTTCCTATGGCTCAATTCTGGGGCAGGCGTATCTGAAAGAAGACCCTGAAGGCATTCGCGCCGCCGTCATCGACGCTATTGTTCCCTTACGGCAGGACGCAACATTTCATAACATTGCGCGCTACTATGATCGCGACCTGACAATGTTACAGGAAATATGCGAAGCAGATGATGAATGCGCGCGCAATTTTCCGAACTTCAAAGAGCGCCTTAAAGGCGCCATTGAAAAAGTCGCCGATAGCCCAATCATCATTGATGATGCGATCGACGCCGAACTTTTTCCTACTGGCAAGGGGTATTTCTTCCACGATATAATCGGCGCTTTACCGTTCATTCTGTTTTACGAACAGGACAACTATCCCTCCCTACCTGCGATGATTGATGCGCTCGCAAGAATGGTAGAGGAGGAAGATTATGGCCGGCTGCGCATTCTTACCGCTGGCGGACCGGGCGGTGGCGTCGGATTTGATATTAGTCAGGGGATGTATGACGCCATAAGTTGTAACGACGGCTGGCATCCGCAGATGAAAGCCGCCTTTCAGGAAGACATTGCGGACTATCCCGCACTCGGCAAGATTTTCGGTTCTCTGGATGTGGTCGACAAGATGGCCAGCGTTTGTGAAAAATACGGCGCTAATGCGCGTCCAGCGACTGATTACTTACCGGTAGAAACAGATATCCGAACCCTGATCGTTGAGGGGGCTATGGACCCGATTACGCCGCCGCCACTCGCGCAGGACATTCTTTCAGGCTTCAGCAATGGCACATATGTAGAGTTCGCCTATGCAGGACATGGTCCGACACGCTCGGTTGAATGCGCGGGCGATTTCCTGACCAAGTTCTACGACAACCCTGACAGTGAGCTTGACACCTCATGCCCGGAGGGCATGGAAGCGCCGGAATTTAATGGACCGTTGTTTACAACAGATGGCTTGATCAAGCTTGCGACGGTCATGTCCGAGGAACCGAAAAAAATTGTTGTTCCGGCCCTATGGGCCGGGCTGCCGGCGTTTGTGCTGATCTTCGGCGCTATCGTTTATACGCTTGCGCCAGTTGCAAGGCTCATCAATGGGGCCGGCGCAATGACTACGGGTGGCGCGCGCGTTATCGCATGGGTGACCGCGCTGGCAGGGGCAGCAGCTATTGGCGGTATCGCCGCTGGTGGCGCCGTGACCGCCGACGCTAACGGCCTCCTCCTGCTCTTCGGTCTTCCCGGATGGACGAAAGGGTTCGCCATGGCGGGCCTCGCCGCCGGGCCTTTGGGTCTGCTCCTGTTACTGCTCACCATGAAGGCGCGAATGCGCATGCCTCTTCCCATAGGCGTTTTCTTGGGCCTGCTGCTAACGGGGCTTTCAGGCATTGCGCTGGCGAGCTGGCTTAGCGTTTGGGGTTTCATGCCGTTCTAA
- a CDS encoding MarC family protein: MFTDILPVFVTAFVTLFIVIDPILVTPIFASLTKNDLPRERLRIAFMAAIYSIGILLFFGFAGNALLHHLGVSLAAFRAAMGIILFIMGFRMFFDPDSETQAKTPGPKASARDNIAFFPLAIPMLAGPGAIATIMLVMGPDTAMVEKSAAMIAVVIVLAIAVLMMAFASRIGDVLGRTGMNAITRILGMLLMALSTQYVFDGIRVGILETGVGV, translated from the coding sequence ATGTTCACAGATATACTTCCTGTCTTTGTCACAGCCTTCGTCACGCTTTTCATCGTGATCGACCCAATTCTGGTGACGCCGATTTTTGCGTCCTTAACAAAAAACGATCTGCCAAGAGAGCGCTTACGCATTGCGTTCATGGCGGCGATTTATTCGATCGGTATTCTGTTGTTTTTCGGCTTTGCCGGAAATGCGCTGTTGCATCATCTTGGCGTCAGCCTCGCCGCGTTCCGCGCCGCCATGGGCATAATTTTGTTCATTATGGGTTTCCGGATGTTTTTTGACCCTGACAGCGAAACCCAGGCCAAAACACCGGGACCGAAAGCCTCCGCTCGCGACAATATCGCCTTTTTCCCGCTCGCCATTCCCATGCTTGCCGGGCCTGGGGCGATTGCAACCATCATGCTTGTTATGGGGCCGGACACGGCAATGGTTGAAAAAAGCGCCGCCATGATCGCTGTTGTCATTGTGCTCGCCATCGCAGTCCTGATGATGGCGTTCGCCAGCCGGATTGGCGACGTGCTCGGCCGTACGGGCATGAACGCCATAACCCGCATTTTAGGAATGCTGCTGATGGCGCTTTCAACTCAGTATGTATTTGATGGAATACGCGTCGGCATCCTCGAAACCGGCGTCGGCGTATAA
- a CDS encoding DUF4908 domain-containing protein, whose product MRITALFSGLFALSIIVSPMASAQGLPAAGILFQQDNPFSALVGKSRERSQRRGDRSDVERYVLTSDDRMFLFEELASGARVQFLCGENDQRIDCVIDMAGPSPEIHALSATRGPRGDVIYKDARDHTLIRIAAYGGATVYWPGETRGIAASKSFGDDRSLRLGFTDMETASRRAQGAAAQISALTGSPVFFDISAANASGGANAAVLADAIVTSAKGIASVAQDETGAAAISSRIKRVIFLPSTDAEISLGGSVLEIRYVPNLDIEGRPSSAKVAQFLEESL is encoded by the coding sequence GTGCGGATTACGGCTCTTTTTAGCGGATTGTTTGCGTTGAGCATCATCGTTTCGCCTATGGCGTCGGCCCAAGGGCTCCCTGCGGCAGGTATTCTGTTTCAGCAAGACAATCCTTTCTCTGCGCTTGTCGGTAAAAGCCGCGAGCGATCGCAGCGGCGTGGGGATCGCAGCGATGTTGAGCGCTATGTCCTCACAAGCGATGACCGTATGTTCCTGTTTGAAGAGCTTGCCTCGGGCGCTCGGGTTCAGTTTCTGTGCGGAGAAAATGATCAGCGTATTGATTGTGTGATCGACATGGCTGGGCCGTCACCTGAAATTCACGCCTTGTCAGCGACGCGCGGACCGCGTGGAGATGTTATCTATAAGGACGCCCGCGATCACACGCTGATCCGGATTGCCGCCTATGGCGGCGCTACTGTGTACTGGCCTGGTGAGACACGCGGCATTGCTGCGTCGAAATCATTCGGTGATGACCGGTCTTTGCGCCTCGGGTTTACAGATATGGAAACCGCTTCGAGACGCGCCCAGGGCGCCGCCGCGCAAATCAGCGCTTTAACAGGGTCACCCGTTTTCTTTGACATCAGCGCGGCGAATGCATCGGGTGGGGCAAACGCCGCCGTGCTTGCTGACGCCATCGTGACATCAGCAAAGGGAATCGCCAGCGTCGCGCAGGATGAAACGGGCGCCGCCGCCATTTCCTCTAGGATCAAACGGGTTATTTTTCTCCCTTCAACAGACGCCGAAATATCCCTTGGGGGGTCAGTTCTGGAAATTCGCTACGTGCCGAATCTGGACATAGAGGGACGGCCGTCATCCGCTAAGGTCGCGCAATTCCTGGAGGAATCGCTGTAA
- the phbB gene encoding acetoacetyl-CoA reductase, with protein sequence MSRTAIVTGGTRGIGRAISLALKNKGCKVAATYAGNDEAAAKFKDETGVNVFKWDVGDYEACKAGVAEIESAHGPTDILVNNAGITRDGMFHKMTPQQWAEVMRADLDSVFNMSHQVFPGMRERSFGRIVNISSINGQKGQMGQTNYSAAKAGMIGFTRALAQEGAFKGVTVNAVAPGYIATEMVSAMNDDVLKKITAQIPVGRLGSAEEIGDCVAFLADENAGFITGAVLSANGGQYLAS encoded by the coding sequence ATGAGCAGAACGGCTATCGTTACCGGCGGAACGCGCGGCATTGGCCGGGCGATTTCGCTGGCGTTAAAAAACAAGGGCTGCAAAGTCGCCGCCACCTATGCAGGGAACGATGAAGCGGCAGCCAAATTTAAAGACGAGACCGGGGTCAATGTTTTTAAATGGGATGTTGGTGATTACGAGGCCTGCAAAGCGGGCGTTGCTGAAATAGAAAGCGCTCACGGTCCAACGGACATTCTTGTCAATAACGCCGGTATAACCCGCGACGGGATGTTTCATAAGATGACGCCGCAGCAATGGGCGGAAGTCATGCGCGCCGATCTCGACAGCGTATTTAACATGTCACATCAGGTTTTCCCTGGCATGCGCGAGCGTAGTTTTGGCCGCATTGTGAACATCTCCTCGATCAATGGCCAAAAAGGGCAAATGGGACAAACCAATTATTCTGCGGCCAAAGCGGGCATGATCGGTTTCACGCGCGCCCTTGCTCAGGAAGGCGCGTTTAAAGGCGTTACCGTTAATGCTGTGGCGCCAGGTTACATCGCCACCGAGATGGTCTCGGCGATGAACGATGATGTCTTGAAGAAAATTACCGCTCAAATCCCTGTAGGCCGGCTCGGCAGCGCTGAAGAAATCGGCGATTGCGTCGCTTTCCTGGCGGATGAAAATGCCGGCTTCATTACGGGCGCCGTTCTGTCCGCCAATGGCGGTCAGTATCTGGCTTCTTAA
- a CDS encoding acetyl-CoA C-acetyltransferase, protein MSGAVIVSAARTGVGSFGGGLASVPAAKLGETVLTASLERAGISGDDVQETIMGHVLQAGQGQNTARQAAIGAGIAKETPAITINQVCGSGLRAVAMAAQTVRLGDASIVVAGGHENMSLAPHVAHLRDGVKMGPKNFTDSMITDGLWDAFNDYHMGQTAENLAEKYQVTREEQDAFAVASQNKAEAAKKDGKFKDEIVPVTIKTRKGEIVFDHDEYIREGATIDGVSGLRPAFKRDGGSVTAANASGINDGAAALVVMSEDEAGKRGIEPLARIASWAHCGVDPSIMGIGPAPASRLALEKAGWSLDDLDLIEANEAFAAQALAVGKELGWDAGKVNVNGGAIAIGHPIGASGARILTTLLYELQRSGKSKGLATLCIGGGMGIALCVER, encoded by the coding sequence ATGAGTGGGGCGGTTATTGTTTCGGCAGCGCGCACAGGCGTTGGTTCTTTCGGCGGCGGATTGGCGAGCGTGCCAGCCGCAAAACTAGGGGAGACCGTCCTCACGGCGTCTCTGGAGCGCGCCGGGATCTCTGGTGATGACGTCCAGGAAACCATCATGGGGCACGTCCTTCAGGCCGGGCAGGGGCAAAATACGGCTCGTCAGGCTGCTATCGGCGCCGGGATCGCCAAGGAGACGCCGGCGATCACTATCAATCAGGTTTGCGGGTCGGGGCTTCGCGCTGTCGCCATGGCGGCGCAGACGGTGCGTCTGGGCGATGCGTCGATTGTCGTTGCAGGCGGACATGAAAACATGTCGCTTGCGCCGCATGTGGCGCATTTGCGCGATGGCGTGAAAATGGGCCCTAAGAATTTTACGGACTCAATGATTACTGACGGCCTTTGGGACGCGTTCAACGATTATCACATGGGCCAAACGGCTGAAAATCTGGCTGAAAAGTACCAGGTCACGCGCGAAGAACAGGATGCATTCGCCGTCGCCAGTCAGAACAAGGCGGAAGCAGCGAAAAAAGACGGCAAGTTTAAAGATGAAATCGTTCCGGTTACGATCAAAACGCGCAAAGGCGAAATTGTATTCGACCACGATGAATACATCCGGGAAGGCGCTACCATAGACGGTGTTTCCGGTCTCAGACCTGCGTTCAAGCGGGACGGCGGTTCTGTCACAGCGGCCAATGCGTCCGGTATCAATGATGGCGCGGCGGCGCTCGTTGTCATGTCCGAAGACGAGGCTGGCAAGCGCGGGATTGAGCCGTTGGCGCGGATCGCCTCCTGGGCGCATTGCGGCGTTGATCCGTCAATTATGGGCATAGGCCCCGCGCCCGCGTCACGTCTGGCCCTTGAGAAAGCCGGCTGGTCGCTTGACGATCTTGATCTGATCGAAGCTAACGAGGCGTTCGCGGCGCAGGCTCTCGCTGTCGGCAAGGAGCTTGGCTGGGATGCGGGCAAGGTCAACGTTAATGGCGGCGCCATAGCCATCGGGCATCCGATCGGCGCTTCCGGGGCGCGGATTTTGACAACGCTGCTTTACGAACTTCAGCGTTCAGGCAAGTCAAAAGGCCTCGCCACTTTGTGTATCGGCGGCGGCATGGGTATCGCTTTGTGCGTCGAGCGATAG
- the phaR gene encoding polyhydroxyalkanoate synthesis repressor PhaR translates to MAEKSKGRSKAHGDAIVIKKYANRRLYNTASSSYVTLDFLAEMVKEGEDFVVYDAKSGDDITRSVLTQIIFEEESKGQNLLPIQFLRQLIKFYGDSLQTFVPSYLEMSMDAFSKNQEEMRSRMRDAFGGAPGYNMFEESVRKNMELYEQAMKMFSPMGANFTPPTTPGGSQHDESSSDDDINALKNQVAALQKKLDRLEGDGD, encoded by the coding sequence ATGGCTGAAAAATCCAAAGGCCGCTCAAAGGCGCATGGCGACGCAATCGTCATCAAAAAATACGCAAACCGCCGTCTCTACAACACGGCCAGTTCATCTTATGTAACGCTCGATTTTCTGGCTGAGATGGTCAAGGAAGGCGAAGATTTTGTCGTTTATGACGCCAAGTCAGGGGATGACATCACCCGCTCGGTGCTGACGCAAATTATCTTCGAGGAGGAGAGCAAGGGGCAGAATCTGCTTCCTATCCAGTTCTTACGCCAGCTGATTAAATTCTACGGCGACAGCCTGCAGACTTTTGTTCCCTCATATCTCGAAATGAGCATGGACGCTTTTTCCAAAAATCAGGAAGAAATGCGTTCGCGCATGCGGGACGCGTTTGGCGGCGCGCCGGGATACAACATGTTCGAAGAAAGCGTTCGCAAGAATATGGAACTATACGAACAGGCAATGAAAATGTTTTCGCCGATGGGCGCTAACTTCACGCCACCCACAACACCAGGCGGGAGCCAGCACGACGAAAGCAGCAGCGATGATGATATCAACGCTTTGAAAAATCAGGTCGCAGCACTGCAGAAAAAGCTCGATCGCTTAGAGGGCGATGGCGACTAG
- a CDS encoding bifunctional diguanylate cyclase/phosphodiesterase, whose translation MAENARAFLNVQKRDRSTGKVDPSQVAEEHAYPSEGAGEHGLQTMFEFNPTADDLKWSDESAAAHILGVDASQIAGSGKEFASSIDGDVDPARSEAFAGRRESYACEYRLKRADGAGHWVEERGGWIGSGGNRRLISVIRSIENRKRREEELSYLAVSDELTGLLNRVHLRKSLDECIAKFNAGEATGAYILAGIDDVGAVNADFGFDAADKLIVEVAGRLKSIIGPDDHIGRVAGTKFGIVIADCDKEQLRQTCVRLLNVVRESVIETKGGAVAASICLGAVELPEQADNSNAAMTRAEAALDAAKRIGKSSWSTFTDKTDVVSMRRRNSHMSDVILTALNERRIRLAFQPIVSDLDETPKKFECLIRMSGEDGQNIPAPEFIPAAERLGLVHLLDRRVLELATNTLAICPDIHLNVNISMETVKDFVWAEGYIALLRANQELAKRITVELTETQVIDAIDASIEFVSEIKRLGCSFGIDDFGAGYTSFRNLKAMDIDILKIDGSFVTGVSSSRENQLFVRTLLDLARNFGMKTVAEWVDNEADAMLLKGLGVDFLQGYLLGKPETNPGWLPEGAPNDPPQRLERI comes from the coding sequence ATGGCAGAAAACGCTAGAGCGTTCCTCAATGTGCAAAAACGGGACAGGTCGACTGGGAAGGTGGATCCTTCGCAAGTGGCGGAGGAACATGCTTATCCGTCAGAAGGCGCAGGCGAACATGGGTTGCAAACCATGTTCGAATTCAATCCTACGGCAGACGACCTCAAATGGTCCGATGAAAGTGCTGCGGCGCACATTCTTGGCGTTGACGCCAGCCAGATCGCCGGTTCCGGTAAAGAATTCGCTTCGAGCATAGATGGCGACGTGGATCCGGCAAGATCGGAAGCTTTTGCCGGAAGACGCGAAAGTTATGCTTGTGAATATCGCCTGAAGCGTGCTGACGGAGCAGGCCACTGGGTCGAAGAGCGTGGCGGCTGGATCGGCTCGGGCGGCAATCGTCGTCTGATCAGCGTCATTCGCTCGATTGAAAACCGTAAACGCCGGGAAGAAGAGCTGTCTTACCTTGCTGTGAGTGATGAGCTTACCGGGTTGCTCAACCGCGTCCATTTGCGAAAAAGCCTTGATGAATGCATCGCTAAGTTTAACGCTGGTGAGGCAACAGGCGCTTACATTCTCGCAGGTATTGATGATGTCGGTGCTGTCAACGCGGATTTTGGCTTTGACGCTGCTGACAAATTGATTGTCGAGGTAGCGGGCCGGCTCAAGAGCATAATCGGGCCTGATGATCACATAGGCCGTGTGGCTGGCACTAAATTCGGCATTGTTATTGCTGACTGCGACAAGGAGCAGCTTCGTCAGACCTGTGTTCGTCTTCTCAATGTTGTGCGTGAAAGTGTTATCGAAACGAAAGGCGGTGCAGTGGCGGCGTCAATCTGCCTTGGCGCAGTTGAACTGCCGGAGCAAGCGGATAACTCAAACGCCGCTATGACGCGAGCAGAAGCAGCGCTCGACGCAGCAAAGCGCATCGGCAAGTCGAGCTGGTCAACCTTTACTGACAAAACTGATGTTGTCAGCATGCGACGCAGAAATTCGCACATGTCGGATGTCATCCTGACAGCATTAAACGAGCGCCGTATACGTTTAGCGTTTCAGCCTATAGTCAGTGATCTTGATGAAACGCCAAAGAAGTTCGAGTGCCTCATTCGCATGAGTGGGGAGGACGGGCAAAATATTCCAGCCCCGGAATTTATTCCGGCTGCTGAGCGCCTTGGGCTGGTGCATTTGCTGGATCGGAGAGTTCTTGAGCTCGCGACAAACACGCTGGCGATTTGTCCGGATATCCATCTCAATGTGAATATCTCCATGGAGACGGTAAAGGATTTCGTCTGGGCGGAAGGATATATCGCATTATTGCGCGCCAATCAGGAACTGGCGAAGCGTATCACGGTGGAATTGACTGAAACTCAGGTCATTGACGCGATTGATGCGTCCATAGAGTTTGTTTCCGAAATCAAACGCCTTGGCTGCTCATTCGGCATCGATGACTTTGGCGCCGGCTATACGTCTTTCAGAAATCTCAAGGCGATGGATATTGATATTCTGAAAATTGACGGCTCGTTCGTGACGGGTGTCTCATCGTCACGAGAAAACCAGCTTTTTGTGCGCACGCTTTTAGACCTTGCCCGAAATTTCGGCATGAAAACCGTAGCGGAATGGGTGGATAACGAAGCCGACGCCATGTTGCTGAAAGGTCTTGGGGTCGACTTTCTGCAAGGTTACTTGCTTGGCAAGCCGGAAACCAACCCGGGCTGGCTGCCTGAAGGCGCGCCGAACGATCCGCCGCAAAGACTAGAGCGTATATAA
- a CDS encoding glycosyltransferase family 2 protein has product MDQPHPIATKRPALSVVAPMHNEAGGAAQLVAEIAAALENTDHEIIIVDDASSDETLRELSEATDKFPQLRIIRHERNAGQSRALRSGVLAARGSVVVMLDGDGQNDPADIPLLFDKYDQTHAAMVAGERRARQDSSAKKLASRFANGVRRRLLRDGATDTGCGLKLFHRDAFLRLPYFDHMHRYLPALMRREGFEVVFVPVSHRARAHGKSKYSNLGRLMVAFRDILGVLWLLARAKSPGNVSEEPRK; this is encoded by the coding sequence ATGGATCAGCCTCATCCTATAGCAACGAAGAGACCCGCTTTGAGCGTGGTCGCCCCAATGCACAATGAAGCGGGCGGTGCGGCGCAGCTTGTGGCGGAGATTGCCGCGGCGCTGGAAAACACAGACCATGAAATCATCATTGTCGATGACGCATCTAGTGATGAAACGTTACGTGAGCTGAGCGAAGCGACCGATAAATTTCCGCAGCTCCGCATTATCAGACACGAGCGCAACGCCGGCCAAAGTCGCGCCTTGCGGAGCGGCGTTTTGGCGGCGCGGGGGTCGGTTGTGGTCATGCTTGACGGCGATGGCCAGAACGATCCCGCTGACATTCCCTTGCTATTCGATAAATACGACCAGACACATGCCGCCATGGTCGCTGGCGAGCGCCGCGCACGACAGGATTCCAGCGCGAAAAAGCTCGCCTCCCGTTTCGCGAATGGCGTCCGCCGCAGGCTGCTTCGCGATGGTGCAACAGATACCGGGTGCGGTTTGAAGCTGTTTCACCGCGACGCCTTCTTGCGTCTGCCCTACTTCGATCACATGCACCGCTATCTACCCGCATTGATGCGCCGGGAAGGGTTTGAGGTGGTTTTTGTTCCCGTCAGCCATCGCGCCAGGGCGCACGGCAAATCGAAATATTCCAATTTGGGCCGCCTGATGGTGGCGTTTCGTGATATTTTGGGGGTTCTCTGGCTTCTCGCGCGTGCAAAATCACCAGGGAATGTAAGTGAGGAACCCCGGAAATGA